One window of the uncultured Paludibaculum sp. genome contains the following:
- a CDS encoding glycoside hydrolase family 28 protein produces MSVTRRRFSAALAALPLFSADSKGWALRDQILARIKAPTFPKKDFVITKYGGSVSNAVEACAKAGGGRVVVPAGEWLTGPVHLKSNVNLYVAKGATLKFDTDPKKYLPLVLTRWEGLECMNYSPLIYAYGQKNVAVTGEGTLDGQADNQHWWMWKGSRNSGGGPNQNKARLALAEMAERDVPAKERVLGEGSNLRPNFIQPFECRNVLIEGVTIVGSPMWEIHPLHCRNVIVRGVKINSHGPNNDGCDPESCSDVLIENCQFDTGDDCIAIKSGRNRDGRRIDVPSENIIVRNCDMKDGHGGVTIGSEISGGCRNVFIEDCRMDSPHLDRVLRLKTNSVRGGFIEDIYLRNVTVGQVAGGAIDVDLTYEEGDKGKFPPVIRGIHVEKLTVKKMRSVLYLRGYASAPIKDLTVKDSVFENAEKPDTLEHVEGLKLTNVQVNGKEALQ; encoded by the coding sequence ATGTCTGTAACCCGCCGCCGCTTCTCCGCTGCTTTGGCCGCGCTGCCGCTGTTCTCCGCTGATTCCAAGGGTTGGGCTCTGCGCGACCAGATCCTCGCCCGCATCAAGGCTCCGACGTTTCCGAAAAAGGACTTTGTCATCACAAAGTATGGAGGCTCGGTGAGCAACGCCGTGGAAGCCTGTGCGAAGGCAGGTGGAGGACGCGTTGTCGTGCCGGCGGGTGAATGGCTGACAGGGCCGGTCCACTTGAAGAGCAACGTCAATCTGTACGTGGCCAAGGGCGCGACGCTGAAGTTCGACACGGATCCGAAGAAGTACCTGCCCCTGGTGCTGACGCGCTGGGAGGGTCTCGAGTGCATGAACTACTCGCCCCTCATCTACGCCTACGGCCAGAAGAACGTCGCTGTGACCGGGGAAGGCACGCTGGATGGGCAGGCGGACAATCAGCACTGGTGGATGTGGAAAGGCAGCCGGAATAGCGGTGGCGGTCCTAATCAGAACAAAGCCAGACTGGCCCTGGCCGAGATGGCGGAGCGGGACGTGCCCGCGAAGGAGCGTGTCCTTGGCGAGGGTTCGAATCTTCGCCCGAACTTCATCCAACCATTCGAGTGCCGGAACGTCCTGATCGAAGGCGTGACCATCGTCGGGTCGCCGATGTGGGAGATCCACCCGCTGCACTGCAGGAACGTGATTGTGCGTGGGGTGAAGATCAACAGCCATGGTCCGAACAACGACGGCTGCGATCCGGAGAGCTGCTCGGACGTGTTGATTGAGAACTGCCAGTTCGACACGGGCGACGACTGCATCGCGATCAAGTCGGGCCGCAACCGGGATGGGCGGCGGATCGACGTGCCCAGCGAGAACATCATCGTGCGGAACTGCGATATGAAGGACGGGCACGGCGGGGTGACCATCGGCAGCGAGATCTCCGGCGGTTGCAGGAATGTCTTCATCGAGGACTGCCGCATGGATAGCCCCCATCTCGACCGGGTACTGCGGCTGAAGACGAACTCCGTGCGTGGCGGGTTCATCGAAGATATCTATCTGCGCAATGTCACCGTGGGCCAGGTGGCGGGCGGTGCGATCGACGTCGACCTGACGTACGAGGAGGGCGACAAGGGCAAGTTCCCGCCGGTGATCCGGGGGATTCACGTCGAGAAGCTGACCGTGAAGAAGATGCGGTCAGTGCTGTACCTGCGAGGGTACGCCAGCGCCCCGATCAAGGACCTGACCGTGAAGGACTCGGTCTTCGAGAATGCGGAGAAGCCCGACACCCTGGAGCATGTCGAGGGCCTGAAGCTGACCAACGTCCAGGTGAACGGCAAAGAAGCTTTACAATAG
- the truA gene encoding tRNA pseudouridine(38-40) synthase TruA, producing MRTWKLLIEYDGTQYRGWAEQTNAPKTVMGELRKAAEELFAGPVELMGSGRTDAGVHAAEQVAHLRANPKRAVSPELLARKLNEALPADIAIIAAKEAPAKFHARHDAVSRSYVYQISRRKTAFSKKYVWWIKEPLDIEQMKAAAALIPGRHDFARFRAKDPSKPGESSIVVVESATVEEQDDLILFHIEASHFLWKMVRRLAGTLVKVGKSEVTVAQFQDLIEARGPQLDVAAWTAPASGLFLEKIRYPQV from the coding sequence GTGAGAACGTGGAAGCTTCTGATTGAGTACGACGGTACGCAGTACCGCGGCTGGGCCGAGCAGACCAATGCTCCGAAGACCGTGATGGGCGAACTGCGCAAGGCCGCCGAAGAACTGTTTGCCGGACCTGTGGAACTGATGGGCTCAGGCCGCACCGACGCCGGAGTGCATGCGGCGGAGCAGGTGGCGCATCTGCGGGCCAATCCGAAGCGCGCCGTATCGCCGGAACTGCTGGCCCGGAAGTTGAACGAGGCTCTGCCTGCCGATATCGCGATCATTGCGGCGAAGGAAGCTCCGGCGAAGTTCCATGCGCGGCACGATGCGGTCTCGCGGAGCTATGTCTACCAGATCTCTCGGCGCAAGACGGCGTTCTCGAAGAAGTACGTCTGGTGGATCAAGGAGCCGTTGGACATCGAGCAGATGAAAGCGGCCGCGGCGCTGATTCCAGGGCGGCACGACTTCGCGCGGTTCCGGGCGAAGGATCCGTCGAAGCCGGGCGAGTCGAGCATCGTGGTGGTGGAGTCGGCCACGGTGGAGGAACAGGACGACTTGATTCTGTTTCACATTGAGGCTTCGCACTTCCTGTGGAAGATGGTGAGAAGGCTTGCAGGAACGCTGGTAAAAGTGGGCAAGAGCGAAGTGACGGTGGCTCAGTTTCAGGACCTGATCGAAGCGCGTGGGCCGCAGTTGGATGTCGCGGCGTGGACAGCGCCGGCATCCGGCCTTTTCCTGGAGAAGATACGCTACCCGCAGGTGTGA
- a CDS encoding TOMM precursor leader peptide-binding protein — protein MRRAFGARVVCADECPDTAPLQLAVCSRGTENASAQALALRVPCLGVDFRNNETLVGPLALPGRAGCWACAQARLYAASQQRPMDDTPEESIALAVPLIVREIRAILRNGPLSSSLLDHILAIDTQDYTSSLHRVVPLARCPVCGGAARHPDVRKSCGDDVMEQLAGLLDFRTGIVSRLVIEPPAEVGVETPIVATAAPPHVVTVDGSLRQLPIGWGKGLDLPGALLSAVGEAVERYAPSLPEPERIVWEAAAELDAPWLQTDPVYTDAQYDRADFPYVRFTAQMVQPWVAGYWLDSGERVWIPAISAFLAMTVTAEQFLSQGTSNGLASHPDRDEASLRAVMELVERDAFLSSWLTGSAGTRIVLDDSLDPALRAVLQAVERLGAVVEPYRLETAACGTAVMCLALGDGIEYPGATIALGADLDPALAVRQAILELGQTGPHLRKMMRRGALAVPAQPQDVRTMLDHAAWYFDAARAGAFDAMRGQRTVTLREMEERRCKRSLASCSAELTCGGVRVALVDVTSPDIATTGLCVMRAVTADLQPLWYGYGLERRPVARVTRLGLRRDVPVVHPIW, from the coding sequence ATGCGCCGGGCCTTCGGCGCACGTGTCGTGTGCGCGGACGAATGCCCGGACACCGCTCCACTCCAACTGGCAGTGTGCTCACGCGGAACCGAAAACGCGTCGGCACAGGCCCTGGCATTGCGCGTGCCGTGCCTGGGGGTCGATTTCCGGAACAATGAAACGCTTGTTGGGCCGCTGGCTCTGCCGGGGCGCGCGGGGTGTTGGGCGTGTGCGCAGGCGCGGCTCTACGCGGCCTCGCAGCAACGCCCGATGGACGACACGCCCGAGGAATCGATCGCCCTGGCGGTCCCGCTGATCGTGCGGGAAATCCGCGCCATTTTGAGGAATGGGCCGCTGAGTTCCTCGCTGCTCGATCACATCCTGGCGATCGACACACAGGACTACACGTCGTCGCTGCATCGTGTGGTTCCACTGGCTCGCTGCCCTGTTTGCGGTGGCGCCGCGCGGCATCCCGACGTGCGAAAGAGCTGCGGTGACGATGTGATGGAGCAGCTCGCGGGCCTGCTGGATTTCCGCACGGGCATTGTCTCGCGCCTCGTGATCGAACCGCCCGCTGAGGTCGGAGTGGAGACGCCGATTGTCGCGACGGCTGCCCCTCCGCATGTCGTGACAGTAGATGGATCGCTGCGGCAGTTGCCCATTGGATGGGGCAAGGGTTTGGACCTGCCGGGCGCGCTGCTATCCGCCGTGGGCGAAGCGGTGGAGCGTTATGCGCCGTCTCTGCCGGAACCCGAGAGGATCGTCTGGGAGGCCGCGGCCGAGCTCGATGCGCCATGGTTGCAGACAGACCCGGTGTACACAGACGCGCAGTACGACCGTGCGGACTTTCCGTACGTACGGTTCACGGCCCAGATGGTGCAGCCCTGGGTTGCAGGTTACTGGCTGGACAGTGGCGAAAGGGTGTGGATCCCAGCGATCTCAGCCTTTCTCGCGATGACCGTGACCGCGGAACAGTTCCTGTCACAGGGCACGTCGAATGGATTGGCTTCGCATCCCGATCGGGACGAGGCGTCGTTGCGCGCCGTGATGGAACTGGTGGAGAGGGACGCATTTCTGTCGTCCTGGCTGACGGGCTCGGCCGGCACACGAATTGTCCTGGACGATTCGCTGGATCCAGCGTTGCGTGCCGTGCTGCAGGCCGTCGAACGGCTGGGCGCGGTGGTGGAGCCGTATCGCCTGGAAACCGCTGCCTGCGGCACCGCTGTGATGTGTCTGGCGCTGGGCGATGGCATCGAGTATCCCGGCGCGACCATCGCGTTGGGCGCCGATCTGGACCCGGCCCTGGCCGTACGTCAGGCGATTCTGGAACTCGGGCAGACCGGGCCGCACCTGCGCAAGATGATGCGACGGGGCGCACTGGCCGTTCCGGCGCAGCCGCAGGATGTGCGGACCATGCTGGATCACGCGGCCTGGTATTTTGATGCCGCGCGAGCCGGGGCGTTCGATGCGATGCGCGGGCAGCGGACTGTGACGCTCCGTGAGATGGAAGAACGGCGGTGTAAGCGGTCGCTGGCGTCGTGCTCTGCGGAGCTCACCTGCGGCGGCGTGCGCGTGGCGTTGGTGGATGTGACGTCGCCCGACATCGCCACCACAGGGCTATGTGTGATGCGGGCCGTCACTGCCGATCTGCAGCCGCTATGGTACGGATACGGGCTGGAGCGGCGGCCTGTAGCCCGCGTTACGCGGTTGGGGTTGCGGCGAGATGTTCCGGTCGTACATCCGATCTGGTGA
- a CDS encoding iron-containing alcohol dehydrogenase, whose translation MQTASLATTAMRFDIATARRIVFGAGCLREVAPAAKSMGARALLVSGRTPRHAARLVVELHAVGVGAAHFPIDGEPTLDVVTAGVTAAKRDRCNFVIACGGGSAIDAGKAIAALLTNPGELLDYLEVVGRGKALPNPSAPFIAVPTTAGTGSEVTRNAVLASPAHRVKASLRSPHMLPTMAVVDPELTVDLPPAVTASTGLDALTQLIEPFTSIRANPMTDAWCRDGIRHASALRRVCADGKDLEARTSMSYASLLGGLSLANAGLGAVHGFAAPIGGMFPAPHGAVCAALLPHCTRTNLEALRTRQPGNPALARYEEVARILVSAQAKADDLVPWLLALTKDLGIPGLGSYGLTNAEVDDVCEKAAKASSMKANPIVLTSDELRATLAAAL comes from the coding sequence ATGCAAACTGCTTCCCTGGCGACGACGGCTATGCGCTTTGACATCGCCACGGCCCGGCGCATCGTCTTCGGCGCCGGGTGCCTGCGCGAAGTTGCTCCGGCGGCGAAATCGATGGGTGCGCGCGCGCTGCTCGTCAGTGGCCGCACCCCACGCCATGCGGCCCGGCTCGTGGTGGAGCTGCACGCGGTCGGGGTCGGCGCGGCGCACTTTCCCATTGATGGCGAACCGACTCTCGATGTCGTCACAGCAGGTGTGACCGCGGCCAAACGCGACCGCTGCAACTTCGTCATCGCCTGCGGGGGCGGCAGCGCCATTGACGCAGGCAAGGCCATCGCCGCCCTGCTGACGAATCCCGGCGAGTTGCTGGACTACCTGGAGGTGGTTGGCCGGGGGAAGGCCCTGCCGAATCCTTCAGCTCCGTTCATTGCCGTGCCGACGACGGCCGGGACGGGGAGTGAGGTGACGCGCAATGCCGTGCTTGCTTCGCCGGCCCATCGCGTCAAGGCGAGCCTGCGCAGTCCGCACATGCTGCCCACCATGGCGGTGGTCGATCCCGAACTGACTGTCGATCTGCCGCCGGCCGTCACGGCCAGCACGGGGCTGGATGCGCTCACCCAGTTGATTGAACCGTTCACATCGATTCGGGCAAATCCGATGACGGACGCATGGTGCCGGGACGGCATTCGCCACGCTTCGGCGTTGCGCCGCGTTTGTGCGGACGGCAAGGACCTGGAGGCGCGTACGTCCATGTCCTATGCCAGTCTCCTGGGCGGACTGTCGCTGGCCAATGCGGGCCTGGGCGCTGTGCATGGCTTCGCGGCGCCGATTGGCGGCATGTTCCCTGCCCCGCATGGCGCTGTCTGCGCGGCGTTGCTGCCGCATTGCACCAGGACGAACCTCGAGGCGTTGCGTACGCGTCAGCCCGGCAACCCTGCCCTGGCTCGCTATGAAGAGGTGGCGCGGATCCTTGTCTCCGCCCAGGCCAAGGCCGACGACCTCGTGCCATGGCTTTTGGCATTGACGAAGGACCTGGGGATTCCTGGGTTGGGTTCGTATGGGCTCACGAACGCCGAAGTCGACGATGTCTGCGAGAAGGCGGCCAAGGCCAGCAGTATGAAGGCGAACCCCATTGTGCTGACTTCGGATGAATTGCGGGCCACCCTCGCCGCGGCGCTTTGA
- a CDS encoding putative quinol monooxygenase, which translates to MFIVHVHVHVKPECVEAFEAATLENATNSVQEPGIARFDVNRQLDDATRFVLVEVYRDTAAAAAHKETAHYAKWRDAVADMMAEPRSSVKYANCFPGDDGYAL; encoded by the coding sequence ATGTTCATTGTACATGTGCATGTCCACGTCAAGCCGGAGTGCGTCGAGGCATTTGAGGCGGCCACGCTGGAAAACGCAACGAACAGCGTCCAGGAGCCGGGCATTGCCCGCTTCGACGTCAACCGGCAGCTCGACGATGCCACGCGATTCGTGCTCGTCGAGGTCTATCGCGACACGGCGGCCGCGGCCGCTCACAAGGAGACGGCACACTACGCAAAGTGGCGCGACGCCGTCGCCGACATGATGGCCGAGCCAAGATCCAGCGTGAAGTATGCAAACTGCTTCCCTGGCGACGACGGCTATGCGCTTTGA
- a CDS encoding energy transducer TonB — protein MLPPLAVTSRPVEVADLYSRDPYRGSSQLVSIALHAGVVALLFTLGTTPQVQQAVKSMVPLVEPYWPPHLMPRTPQRDTLAGGGGGANETLPASRGRLARASTRQFVPPSVDINNPAPRLIMEATIVAPPDAQLPKVDLPNFGDPFSKATIPSNGRGKNGGIGDGDRGGVGPGIGPGYGPGNDAFGSVGYAGRGGVTAPVPIFRVEPEYSEEARKAKFQGAVRLAIIVDEAGHIAAVKVIGPLGMGLDEKAVEAVHKWRFKPGTKNGRPVPVEAQVLVSFHLL, from the coding sequence ATGCTGCCTCCTTTGGCCGTCACGTCGCGGCCCGTGGAGGTAGCCGATCTCTACTCACGCGACCCTTATCGCGGCTCGTCGCAGTTGGTCTCCATCGCCCTGCATGCGGGCGTCGTGGCACTGCTGTTCACACTCGGCACCACGCCGCAGGTGCAGCAGGCAGTAAAGAGCATGGTGCCGCTGGTCGAGCCCTATTGGCCTCCGCACCTCATGCCCCGCACTCCGCAACGAGACACGCTGGCCGGCGGTGGCGGGGGTGCGAACGAGACGCTGCCGGCAAGCCGGGGCCGTCTGGCGCGCGCGTCCACACGCCAGTTCGTGCCACCTTCCGTCGACATCAACAACCCCGCGCCGCGCCTCATCATGGAGGCCACCATCGTGGCACCGCCTGACGCGCAGTTGCCGAAAGTCGACCTCCCGAACTTCGGCGATCCGTTCAGCAAAGCCACCATCCCGTCCAATGGCCGGGGCAAGAACGGCGGCATCGGGGACGGCGACCGCGGCGGCGTTGGCCCTGGCATCGGACCAGGCTACGGGCCCGGCAACGATGCCTTCGGCTCAGTTGGCTACGCCGGTCGAGGCGGTGTCACGGCACCCGTTCCCATCTTCCGAGTCGAACCCGAGTACTCGGAAGAGGCGCGCAAAGCCAAGTTCCAGGGCGCCGTCCGTCTGGCCATCATCGTCGACGAAGCGGGCCACATCGCGGCCGTCAAAGTCATCGGCCCGCTCGGCATGGGTCTCGATGAAAAAGCGGTGGAGGCCGTCCACAAGTGGCGCTTCAAGCCCGGCACAAAGAACGGCCGTCCTGTTCCAGTGGAAGCACAAGTCCTGGTCAGCTTCCACCTGCTCTAG